In Lycium ferocissimum isolate CSIRO_LF1 chromosome 11, AGI_CSIRO_Lferr_CH_V1, whole genome shotgun sequence, a single genomic region encodes these proteins:
- the LOC132035925 gene encoding uncharacterized protein LOC132035925, whose amino-acid sequence MNLGRLKNVVAAAAIEGVAEARARIFGHVLNPTGQRSPHKVLRKKLIGEKVSQWYPHDIMKDDPLVMARQEQERLSKLEMLKRRGKGPPKKGQGKQAKKRNK is encoded by the coding sequence ATGAACCTTGGTAGACTGAAGAATGTGGTAGCTGCTGCAGCCATTGAAGGAGTGGCTGAGGCAAGGGCCAGGATATTTGGTCATGTGCTTAATCCAACGGGGCAGAGATCACCTCACAAGGTTTTGCGCAAGAAGCTCATCGGTGAGAAAGTGTCACAATGGTACCCACATGATATCATGAAAGATGATCCTCTTGTGATGGCACGTCAAGAGCAAGAGCGCCTGAGCAAGCTTGAAATGCTCAAACGTCGTGGAAAGGGTCCTCCTAAGAAGGGTCAAGGCAAGCAGGCTAAAAAGCGCAATAAATAG